A part of Melittangium boletus DSM 14713 genomic DNA contains:
- the dapB gene encoding 4-hydroxy-tetrahydrodipicolinate reductase — protein sequence MIRTVLTGATGRMGATLQRLVHDAPDLELVGATARGQAAQLGSLGVPAGDDLGRVLDAARAQVVIDFTSAEASVTHARQCAERGVALVIGSTGFTPEARAEVARSAASIPVVLAPNTSVGVNVVIRMAAELARVLGDGYDVEVLEAHHRMKKDAPSGTALKLAEVLAAALGRGQEDLTFARHGQVGARPKKEIGVQTLRGGDVVGEHTVFFYGEGERIELTHRATSRDQFGLGALRAARWVTGRAPGLYDMADVLGFPRAT from the coding sequence ATGATCCGCACCGTTCTCACCGGCGCCACCGGGCGCATGGGCGCCACCCTCCAGCGGCTCGTGCACGACGCGCCGGACCTGGAGCTGGTGGGCGCCACCGCGCGAGGCCAGGCCGCCCAACTGGGCTCGCTCGGTGTCCCCGCGGGGGATGACCTTGGCCGGGTGCTCGACGCGGCCCGTGCCCAGGTGGTCATCGACTTCACCAGCGCGGAGGCGAGCGTGACCCATGCGCGCCAGTGCGCCGAGCGCGGCGTGGCGCTGGTCATCGGCTCCACGGGCTTCACCCCCGAGGCCCGCGCCGAGGTGGCCCGGAGCGCGGCTTCCATTCCCGTGGTGCTCGCACCCAACACCTCCGTGGGCGTCAACGTTGTCATCCGCATGGCCGCCGAGCTCGCCCGGGTGCTGGGGGACGGCTACGACGTGGAGGTGCTGGAGGCCCACCACCGGATGAAGAAGGACGCGCCCTCGGGCACGGCGCTCAAGCTGGCCGAGGTGCTCGCCGCCGCGCTGGGGCGAGGCCAGGAGGACCTGACGTTCGCCCGGCATGGCCAGGTGGGCGCGCGGCCAAAAAAGGAAATCGGTGTCCAGACGCTGCGCGGCGGGGATGTCGTCGGCGAACACACCGTCTTCTTCTATGGCGAGGGCGAGCGCATCGAATTGACCCACCGGGCGACCAGCCGGGACCAGTTCGGCCTGGGAGCGCTGCGGGCCGCGCGCTGGGTGACGGGCCGGGCGCCGGGATTGTACGACATGGCCGACGTGCTCGGCTTTCCGAGGGCCACGTGA
- a CDS encoding cob(I)yrinic acid a,c-diamide adenosyltransferase — protein MKIYTKTGDAGETGLFGGGRVPKDSARVEAYGEVDELNASLGLARALGMPSDLDGLLQRLQDQLFTVGAVLATPTGTKASGFIPPLKPEWVTDMEQAIDTFETELSPMTHFILPGGSQAAAALHLSRTVCRRAERRVVAALHTGEASAEAVTYLNRLSDLLFVLARVANHRVGIEDVKWIAEKPTK, from the coding sequence TTGAAGATCTACACGAAGACCGGAGACGCGGGAGAGACAGGCCTGTTCGGTGGGGGACGGGTGCCCAAGGACAGCGCGCGCGTGGAGGCCTACGGGGAGGTGGATGAACTGAACGCCTCGTTGGGGCTCGCGCGCGCCCTGGGGATGCCCTCCGACCTGGATGGCCTGTTGCAGCGGTTGCAGGACCAACTCTTCACCGTGGGTGCGGTCCTGGCCACGCCCACGGGCACGAAGGCCTCGGGCTTCATCCCCCCGCTCAAGCCCGAGTGGGTGACGGACATGGAGCAGGCGATCGACACCTTCGAGACCGAACTGTCTCCCATGACGCACTTCATCCTGCCCGGGGGGAGTCAGGCGGCGGCGGCGTTGCACCTGTCTCGCACGGTGTGCCGGCGCGCCGAGCGGCGGGTGGTCGCCGCCCTGCACACGGGCGAGGCGTCCGCCGAGGCGGTGACGTACCTCAACCGGCTCTCGGACCTGCTCTTCGTCCTGGCGCGGGTGGCCAACCACCGGGTGGGCATCGAGGACGTGAAGTGGATCGCGGAGAAGCCCACGAAGTAG
- a CDS encoding M48 family metallopeptidase — MKRILSTALTLTLALGFTTGCAAGKKLNVGRTAASIFISDEQEAQLGLQVKQELETKEKIKYVEDPAILEYVRTVSTRILQQANKDRQGVKWTVNVIDDPKTVNAFATPGGYLYVYTGLLLAADNEAELAGVMGHEAGHVVGRHSAQAMLLQYGQQAVIEAALGKDAGTVSQIAASLAGNGAALKFSRDNETEADELGAKYISAVAYDPHGLSSFFQKLASQEGKTPAFFKFLSTHPASADRVTHINQYITQNRLTGAELGADRLAAIKQRIRK, encoded by the coding sequence ATGAAGCGGATTCTCTCGACGGCGCTCACCCTCACGCTGGCCCTGGGCTTCACCACGGGCTGTGCGGCGGGCAAGAAGTTGAACGTGGGACGCACCGCCGCGTCCATCTTCATCTCCGATGAGCAGGAGGCCCAGCTCGGCCTGCAGGTGAAGCAGGAGCTGGAGACGAAGGAGAAGATCAAGTACGTCGAGGATCCGGCCATCTTGGAGTACGTGCGCACGGTGTCCACGCGCATCCTCCAGCAGGCCAACAAGGACCGTCAGGGAGTGAAGTGGACGGTGAACGTCATCGACGATCCCAAGACGGTCAACGCCTTCGCCACGCCGGGCGGCTACCTGTACGTGTACACGGGGCTCCTGCTCGCGGCGGACAACGAGGCCGAACTCGCCGGCGTCATGGGCCACGAGGCCGGACACGTGGTGGGCCGCCACTCCGCCCAGGCCATGCTGCTGCAGTACGGCCAGCAGGCCGTCATCGAGGCCGCGCTCGGCAAGGACGCGGGCACGGTGTCGCAGATCGCCGCGAGCCTGGCCGGCAACGGCGCCGCGCTCAAGTTCAGCCGCGACAACGAGACGGAGGCCGACGAGCTGGGCGCCAAGTACATCTCGGCGGTGGCCTATGATCCGCACGGCCTGTCGTCCTTCTTCCAGAAGCTGGCGAGCCAGGAGGGCAAGACGCCCGCCTTCTTCAAGTTCCTGAGCACCCACCCGGCGAGCGCCGACCGCGTCACGCACATCAACCAGTACATCACCCAGAACCGGCTGACGGGCGCGGAGCTGGGCGCGGACCGCCTCGCCGCCATCAAGCAGCGCATCCGGAAGTAG
- a CDS encoding TIGR04551 family protein yields the protein MSSNALLAALLVASATATAQTPEPPPSGSPAPAPESTPATPAAPGSGDAAEERIRQEVDKRVEAAKQEMREEIRAQLATQSLATDWQEEWMTEKRKLELFQLDGFFRLRPNLYYQFDLGKAADRRLFPSPRGNEKTQSGADMRLRLEPTFNISEEVRVKAQFDVLSNVLLGSTPSSSFPNDGYHLFDIFNDGQKAPSSALNALQDSIAVREVYGEVSTPVGLLRFGRMSAQWGLGVLRADGNCMECDYGDVVDRVMFVTEPIDGFYVTPMFEFNGEGRYAYPHGTQSQPVDLSNADDSHSLVLAVARRDTPQQVKAKLENNQGVLNYGLHFSWRTQRYTSEGLYTSPAVPNADGSVGPSSAFIQRDASLYIPDVWLRYEERDFRVEFELAAYLGKIGSRANSPQAPSAVDLTQNQSLTVAQFGGAAVGEYRLINGKLNLQLELGFATGDRAPGIGAYSGRSGSKAGGFTQPGDVDGPQFSCDNGGCADSAIRNFRFNRAYRVDNILWRELIGTLTDTVYAKPTLRYTLTQGLDVFGSAIYSQALYAESTPSFTNKPLGIETNLGARYETEDGFVARVDWSVLFPLSGLQDYNTGLQTQTLSTAHAVRGTIGIRF from the coding sequence ATGTCGTCCAACGCCCTGCTGGCGGCGCTGCTCGTCGCCTCCGCCACGGCCACCGCGCAGACGCCGGAGCCGCCTCCCTCCGGCTCGCCGGCTCCCGCGCCGGAGTCCACGCCCGCCACGCCGGCGGCCCCCGGGAGCGGTGACGCCGCCGAGGAGCGCATCCGCCAGGAGGTGGACAAGCGCGTGGAGGCCGCCAAGCAGGAGATGCGCGAGGAGATCCGCGCCCAGCTCGCCACCCAGTCGCTCGCCACGGACTGGCAGGAGGAGTGGATGACGGAGAAGCGCAAGCTGGAACTCTTCCAGCTGGATGGCTTCTTCCGCCTGCGCCCCAACCTCTACTACCAGTTCGATCTGGGCAAGGCGGCCGATCGCCGGCTGTTCCCCTCGCCGCGCGGCAACGAGAAGACGCAGTCGGGCGCCGACATGCGCCTGCGCCTGGAGCCCACCTTCAACATCTCGGAAGAGGTGCGGGTGAAGGCCCAGTTCGACGTGCTCAGCAACGTGCTGCTGGGCTCCACGCCGTCCTCGAGCTTCCCCAACGACGGCTATCACCTGTTCGACATCTTCAATGATGGACAGAAGGCGCCGAGCTCGGCGCTCAACGCGCTGCAGGACTCCATCGCCGTGCGCGAGGTGTACGGCGAGGTGTCCACGCCGGTGGGTCTCCTGCGCTTCGGCCGCATGAGCGCGCAGTGGGGCCTGGGCGTGCTGCGCGCCGACGGCAACTGCATGGAGTGCGACTACGGCGACGTGGTGGACCGGGTCATGTTCGTCACGGAGCCCATCGACGGCTTCTATGTGACGCCCATGTTCGAGTTCAACGGCGAGGGCCGCTACGCCTATCCGCACGGCACGCAGAGCCAGCCGGTGGACCTGTCCAACGCGGACGACAGCCACAGCCTGGTGCTGGCCGTGGCGCGCCGGGACACGCCCCAGCAGGTGAAGGCCAAGCTGGAGAACAACCAGGGCGTGCTCAACTACGGCCTGCACTTCAGCTGGCGCACCCAGCGCTACACCTCCGAGGGGCTGTACACCTCGCCCGCGGTGCCCAACGCGGACGGCTCGGTGGGCCCGTCGAGCGCCTTCATCCAGCGCGACGCCTCGCTCTACATCCCGGACGTGTGGCTGCGCTACGAGGAGCGCGACTTCCGCGTGGAGTTCGAGCTGGCCGCCTACCTGGGCAAGATTGGCAGCCGCGCCAACAGCCCCCAGGCGCCCAGCGCGGTGGATCTCACCCAGAACCAGTCGCTGACCGTGGCCCAGTTCGGCGGCGCGGCGGTGGGCGAGTACCGGCTCATCAACGGCAAGCTCAACCTCCAGCTGGAGCTGGGCTTCGCGACGGGAGACCGGGCGCCGGGCATCGGTGCCTACTCGGGCCGCTCGGGCTCGAAGGCGGGGGGCTTCACCCAGCCGGGTGACGTGGACGGCCCGCAGTTCAGCTGTGACAACGGCGGCTGCGCCGACAGCGCCATCCGCAACTTCCGCTTCAACCGTGCCTACCGCGTGGACAACATCCTGTGGCGCGAGCTGATCGGCACCCTCACGGACACCGTCTACGCCAAGCCCACGCTGCGCTACACGCTCACCCAGGGCCTCGACGTGTTCGGCAGCGCCATCTACTCGCAGGCGCTCTACGCCGAGTCCACGCCCTCCTTCACCAACAAGCCCCTGGGCATCGAGACGAACCTGGGCGCCAGGTACGAGACGGAGGATGGTTTCGTGGCGCGCGTGGACTGGTCCGTGCTCTTCCCGCTCAGCGGCCTGCAGGACTACAACACCGGCCTGCAGACGCAGACGCTCTCCACGGCCCACGCCGTGCGCGGCACGATCGGCATCCGCTTCTAG
- the folK gene encoding 2-amino-4-hydroxy-6-hydroxymethyldihydropteridine diphosphokinase, with protein sequence MNSTVYVGLGSNEGDREARLVSALDALARIDAVAVLRCSSLFESAPVGPPQPRYLNAVVELECALPAQRLLCILQQIEKDLGRLPRESRWGPRPIDLDILLWEGEIVADPHLQVPHLELHKRRFALEPLAELAPEVTHPVLGLSVAQLLAQLDPQDVQRHESTQWPETPLTVTES encoded by the coding sequence TTGAATTCCACTGTCTATGTCGGACTGGGCTCCAACGAGGGAGACCGCGAAGCCAGGCTCGTCTCCGCGCTGGATGCCCTCGCGCGCATCGACGCGGTGGCGGTGTTGCGCTGCTCCTCTCTCTTCGAGAGCGCTCCCGTGGGACCGCCCCAGCCGCGCTACCTCAACGCCGTGGTGGAGCTGGAGTGCGCCCTGCCCGCACAGCGCCTGCTGTGCATCCTTCAACAGATTGAGAAGGACCTGGGCCGCCTCCCCCGGGAGTCACGCTGGGGCCCCCGGCCCATCGATCTGGACATCCTCCTCTGGGAGGGTGAGATCGTGGCCGACCCCCACCTCCAGGTTCCCCACCTGGAACTGCACAAGCGCCGCTTCGCCCTGGAGCCCCTGGCCGAGCTGGCGCCCGAGGTGACTCACCCCGTGCTCGGCCTGTCCGTGGCGCAGCTGCTCGCGCAGCTCGATCCCCAGGACGTCCAGCGCCACGAGTCCACCCAGTGGCCTGAAACCCCCCTCACCGTGACCGAGTCATGA
- a CDS encoding YihY/virulence factor BrkB family protein, protein MGTPEGSPEPLVDGARRDYLRSSREASRDAMRLRGLKHLTWREFFRRLWVEIEEDEVTGCAAQLAFYFLFALFPFLFFVVTLAAHLPLEPGSVSLMVERLGPLMPADALGVVREHLRVVASDTQPRLVTLGIVVALWSSSRGMDAFRRALNLAYDVPEYRPLWHTQGLAIVMTVAGSLLIPLAFALFLLGGRVGEWAAQHLHVLNAYHVLWSWLRWPFTAALVMLVLALCYWRLPAVRHRYDFWSPGAVLAGLLWLLTTWGFTQYVEHFGRYNVTYGSIGGVVVLLLWLYLTGLIFILGGEVNAILEQAEAEVARAEGRVPDIQLPQLQTGKEGGGWNRERLAFWRWRRRMAERAPAGVEPPAEEREGSQAP, encoded by the coding sequence ATGGGGACGCCCGAGGGCTCGCCCGAGCCCCTGGTGGACGGGGCCCGTCGTGACTACCTTCGTTCTTCTCGGGAGGCCTCCAGGGACGCGATGCGATTGAGAGGGCTCAAGCACCTGACGTGGCGGGAGTTCTTCCGCCGGCTCTGGGTGGAGATCGAGGAGGACGAGGTCACCGGCTGCGCGGCGCAGCTGGCCTTCTATTTCCTCTTCGCCTTGTTCCCCTTCCTCTTCTTCGTCGTCACCCTCGCGGCGCACCTGCCGCTGGAGCCGGGCTCGGTGAGCCTCATGGTGGAGCGGCTCGGGCCGCTCATGCCGGCCGATGCCCTGGGGGTGGTGCGCGAGCACCTGCGCGTGGTGGCGAGCGACACCCAGCCGCGCCTGGTCACCCTGGGCATCGTGGTGGCGCTCTGGTCCTCCTCGCGCGGCATGGACGCGTTCCGCCGGGCGCTCAACCTGGCCTATGACGTTCCGGAGTACCGGCCGCTCTGGCACACGCAGGGGCTCGCCATCGTGATGACCGTGGCGGGCTCGCTGCTCATCCCCCTGGCCTTCGCGCTCTTCCTGCTGGGCGGACGGGTGGGGGAGTGGGCCGCCCAGCACCTGCACGTGCTCAATGCCTACCACGTGCTGTGGTCCTGGCTGCGCTGGCCCTTCACCGCGGCGCTGGTGATGCTGGTGCTCGCCCTGTGCTACTGGCGCCTGCCCGCCGTGCGGCACCGCTATGACTTCTGGTCCCCGGGGGCGGTGCTCGCCGGTCTGTTGTGGCTGCTCACCACCTGGGGCTTCACCCAGTACGTCGAGCACTTCGGCCGCTACAACGTCACCTACGGCTCCATCGGAGGGGTCGTCGTGCTGCTGTTGTGGCTCTACCTCACCGGGCTCATCTTCATCCTCGGAGGCGAGGTGAACGCCATCCTCGAGCAGGCCGAGGCCGAGGTGGCGCGGGCCGAGGGCCGCGTGCCGGACATCCAGCTCCCCCAGCTCCAGACGGGCAAGGAGGGGGGCGGTTGGAATCGGGAGCGGCTCGCCTTCTGGAGGTGGCGGCGGCGCATGGCGGAGCGTGCGCCCGCCGGGGTCGAGCCTCCCGCCGAGGAGCGGGAGGGTTCCCAGGCGCCGTAG
- the lysA gene encoding diaminopimelate decarboxylase, giving the protein MSHFTYRKRVLHAEDVPLPAIAEAAGTPVYVYSATALREHFQAVSGAFGEHPHLVCYAVKANSTLAVLRLLAEQGSGFDIVSGGELARVKAAGGAPGKTVFAGVGKTPEEMAQALAAGILFFNVESPEELELLDAVARAQGKRAPFALRVNPNVDARTHRYIATGLKTSKFGVPFEEAHALYARARKMKGLEAVGLDCHIGSQITLTSPFKAALTKMGALYKELQAQGHALRYLDVGGGLGITYTEETPPSAEEYARTLLGAVGKLGATIVFEPGRSIVGNAGVLLTRVLFRKKTPARQFVVVDAGMNDLMRPALYEAHHGFKPLVQRRGKEVEVDVVGPVCESTDVLARQRALVLPQQGELFAFMSAGAYGMSMASNYNSRPRPAEVLVDGGAWRVVRERERVEDLWRGEHP; this is encoded by the coding sequence GTGAGCCATTTCACCTACCGCAAGCGCGTCCTTCACGCCGAGGACGTGCCCCTGCCCGCCATCGCCGAGGCGGCGGGCACGCCCGTCTACGTCTACTCCGCCACCGCCCTGCGTGAGCATTTCCAGGCGGTGTCCGGGGCCTTCGGCGAGCACCCGCACCTGGTGTGCTACGCGGTGAAGGCCAATTCCACCCTGGCGGTGTTGCGGCTGCTCGCGGAGCAGGGCAGTGGCTTCGACATCGTGTCCGGAGGGGAGCTGGCCCGGGTGAAGGCCGCGGGCGGCGCGCCGGGCAAGACGGTGTTCGCCGGGGTGGGCAAGACGCCCGAGGAGATGGCCCAGGCGCTCGCCGCCGGCATCCTCTTCTTCAACGTGGAGAGCCCCGAGGAGCTGGAATTGCTCGACGCGGTGGCCCGGGCCCAGGGCAAGCGCGCCCCGTTCGCCCTGCGCGTCAACCCCAACGTGGACGCGCGCACCCACCGCTACATCGCCACGGGCCTCAAGACGTCCAAGTTCGGCGTCCCCTTCGAGGAGGCCCACGCCCTCTACGCCCGCGCCAGGAAGATGAAGGGCCTGGAGGCGGTGGGGCTCGACTGTCACATCGGCTCGCAGATCACCCTCACCTCGCCCTTCAAGGCCGCGCTCACCAAGATGGGCGCGCTCTACAAGGAACTCCAGGCCCAGGGCCATGCGCTGCGCTACCTGGACGTGGGCGGGGGACTCGGCATCACCTACACCGAGGAGACGCCCCCGTCCGCCGAGGAATACGCGCGCACCCTCCTCGGCGCGGTGGGCAAGCTCGGCGCCACGATCGTCTTCGAGCCGGGCCGCTCCATCGTCGGTAACGCCGGCGTGCTCCTCACCCGGGTGCTCTTCCGCAAGAAGACGCCCGCTCGCCAGTTCGTGGTGGTGGACGCGGGCATGAATGACCTGATGCGGCCCGCCCTCTACGAAGCGCACCATGGCTTCAAGCCCCTGGTGCAGCGGCGTGGCAAGGAGGTGGAGGTGGACGTGGTGGGGCCTGTGTGCGAGTCCACCGACGTGCTGGCCCGGCAGCGCGCGCTGGTGCTCCCCCAGCAAGGCGAACTGTTCGCCTTCATGAGCGCCGGGGCCTACGGCATGAGCATGGCCTCCAATTACAACTCGCGGCCCCGGCCCGCCGAGGTGCTGGTGGACGGTGGCGCCTGGCGGGTGGTGCGTGAGCGCGAGCGCGTCGAGGACCTCTGGCGCGGTGAGCACCCCTGA
- a CDS encoding Fpg/Nei family DNA glycosylase: MPELPEVEIARRNLVRWFKGHRVVESEADDTRVFRGARWKDFNALRGRLLSLERRGKYLLFTFEADRGLLAHLGMTGRFVRRPPGETVLYSRARFHLGSGEVIHFADARLLGRMEPCSASGLSELAPVKALGRDPLVDGLSPTELQEAVGDSRQALKVALMDQGRIAGLGNIHAAEALYRARLHPARAPGSLTPAEWKRLATAVHAALEFGLEEQRGEEPRYLKEGAHNGFLIYGRAGEACARCGTTVESLSQGGRTTHFCPACQPSHPDGKTRR; encoded by the coding sequence ATGCCCGAGCTCCCCGAAGTGGAAATCGCCCGGCGCAACCTCGTCCGTTGGTTCAAGGGTCACCGGGTGGTGGAGTCCGAGGCGGATGACACCCGGGTGTTCCGCGGGGCGCGCTGGAAGGACTTCAACGCCCTGCGGGGCCGACTGTTGTCCCTGGAACGCAGGGGGAAGTACCTCCTCTTCACCTTCGAGGCGGACCGGGGGTTGCTCGCGCACCTGGGGATGACGGGCCGCTTCGTGCGCCGTCCACCGGGCGAGACCGTGCTCTACAGCCGCGCTCGCTTCCACCTGGGCTCCGGAGAGGTGATCCACTTCGCGGACGCGCGCCTCCTGGGCCGCATGGAGCCGTGCTCCGCCTCCGGCCTGAGCGAACTCGCGCCCGTGAAGGCGCTGGGGAGGGATCCCCTCGTGGATGGGCTCAGCCCCACCGAACTCCAGGAGGCCGTGGGGGACTCGCGTCAGGCGCTCAAGGTGGCCTTGATGGACCAGGGGCGGATCGCGGGGCTTGGCAACATCCACGCCGCGGAGGCCCTCTACCGGGCGCGGCTGCATCCCGCGCGGGCGCCCGGCTCGCTCACCCCCGCCGAATGGAAGCGCCTGGCCACCGCCGTCCACGCCGCGCTCGAGTTCGGCCTCGAGGAGCAGCGGGGCGAGGAGCCGCGCTATCTAAAGGAGGGGGCCCACAACGGTTTCCTCATCTATGGACGCGCCGGCGAGGCCTGTGCCCGGTGCGGCACGACGGTGGAATCCCTGTCCCAGGGGGGACGCACCACTCATTTCTGCCCGGCGTGTCAGCCCTCGCACCCAGACGGGAAAACCCGGCGTTGA
- the queG gene encoding tRNA epoxyqueuosine(34) reductase QueG produces the protein MSPLPTAHLRQLATEVGFDLVGFARAEPIPPRFFLEWLEAGCAADMDWLGSRAAERLDVSQLLPGARSVIAFATNYYRDASEAADSPIARYARGRDYHSTLRDSLKAFRKRLGRAYPEVHDYGSVDSGPLMEKVWAARAGLGYVGKNGCFITERFGSWVMLAVLILDAEVDAYADGPATDRCGSCRKCLMSCPTGALLGEGRVDARACLSYQTVENRHAEVPESFRVQMDNLIFGCDICQDVCPLNRHPVPTPNERFVPRAVAQLGVMELAALTPEDYDRLVPGTALARAKYDGLRRNAVYALGAAKKAEARSLLERLREDPSEPVRRAALWALLHLNA, from the coding sequence GTGAGTCCGTTGCCCACCGCCCATCTGCGCCAGCTCGCCACCGAGGTCGGCTTCGATCTCGTGGGCTTCGCGCGCGCCGAGCCCATTCCGCCCCGCTTCTTCCTGGAGTGGCTGGAGGCGGGCTGCGCGGCGGACATGGATTGGCTGGGCTCGCGGGCCGCCGAGCGCCTGGATGTGTCCCAGCTCCTGCCCGGGGCGCGCAGCGTCATCGCCTTCGCGACCAACTATTACCGGGACGCGTCCGAGGCGGCGGACTCGCCCATCGCCCGCTACGCGCGAGGCCGCGACTACCACTCCACCCTGCGCGACAGCCTGAAGGCCTTCCGCAAGCGCCTGGGACGCGCGTACCCCGAGGTGCACGACTACGGCAGCGTGGACTCCGGCCCGCTCATGGAGAAGGTGTGGGCGGCGCGCGCGGGCCTGGGCTACGTGGGCAAGAACGGATGCTTCATCACCGAGCGCTTCGGCTCCTGGGTGATGCTGGCGGTGCTCATCCTGGACGCCGAGGTGGATGCCTACGCGGACGGCCCCGCGACGGATCGCTGTGGAAGCTGCCGCAAGTGCCTCATGTCCTGTCCCACGGGCGCCTTGTTGGGCGAGGGCCGGGTGGATGCCCGCGCCTGTCTGTCCTACCAGACCGTCGAGAACCGCCACGCCGAGGTGCCCGAGTCCTTCCGGGTGCAGATGGACAACCTCATCTTCGGGTGCGACATCTGCCAGGACGTCTGCCCCCTCAACCGCCACCCCGTCCCGACGCCCAATGAGCGCTTCGTTCCCCGGGCGGTGGCGCAGCTCGGCGTGATGGAGCTGGCCGCGCTCACCCCCGAGGACTACGACCGGCTCGTGCCGGGGACGGCGCTCGCGCGCGCCAAGTATGACGGCCTGCGCCGCAACGCCGTGTACGCGCTGGGGGCCGCGAAGAAGGCCGAGGCCCGCTCCCTGCTGGAGCGGTTGCGCGAGGACCCGAGCGAGCCGGTGCGGCGGGCGGCGCTCTGGGCACTATTGCATCTCAACGCCTGA
- the dapA gene encoding 4-hydroxy-tetrahydrodipicolinate synthase, whose protein sequence is MRTFEGSMTALATPFRDGAFDEPSYRALIQQQLAGGTSVLIPMGTTGESVTMSPDERQRAIRVAVEEAAGRVPVVAGAGSNSTSETIEAVRRAREAGADGTLLVTPYYNKPTQTGLVEHYKAVARAHPGLPIIVYNVPGRTGVDLLPDTMLRLCDVPEVVAIKEATGSMVRTVDLVEACGERLTLLSGDDFTVLPFIACGGKGVISVSANVAPRWMADLVAAARAGQMDQARALQVRMNALHRLLFVEPNPIPVKWALHVMGLFGPELRLPLVPMSEPHAKKLEAELRKLSLLKG, encoded by the coding sequence ATGAGGACTTTCGAAGGCTCGATGACGGCGCTCGCCACCCCGTTCCGAGACGGGGCGTTCGACGAGCCGTCCTACCGCGCGCTCATCCAGCAGCAGCTCGCTGGTGGCACGAGCGTGCTCATCCCCATGGGCACGACGGGCGAGTCGGTGACGATGTCGCCGGACGAGCGTCAGCGCGCCATCCGCGTGGCCGTGGAGGAGGCGGCGGGCCGCGTCCCCGTGGTGGCGGGGGCGGGCTCCAACAGCACCTCGGAGACGATCGAGGCCGTGCGGCGCGCGCGCGAGGCGGGCGCGGACGGCACGCTGCTCGTGACGCCCTACTACAACAAGCCCACGCAGACGGGGCTGGTGGAGCACTACAAGGCGGTGGCGCGCGCCCATCCGGGCCTGCCCATCATCGTCTACAACGTGCCCGGCCGGACGGGCGTGGACCTGTTGCCGGACACGATGTTGCGGCTGTGCGACGTGCCCGAGGTGGTGGCCATCAAGGAGGCCACGGGCAGCATGGTGCGCACGGTGGACCTGGTGGAGGCGTGTGGTGAGCGGCTGACGCTCCTGTCCGGAGACGACTTCACCGTGCTGCCCTTCATCGCCTGCGGGGGCAAGGGCGTCATCTCCGTGTCCGCCAACGTGGCGCCCCGATGGATGGCGGACCTGGTGGCGGCCGCGCGCGCGGGACAGATGGACCAGGCGCGCGCGCTCCAGGTGCGGATGAACGCGCTGCACCGGCTGCTCTTCGTCGAGCCCAATCCCATTCCCGTGAAGTGGGCGCTGCACGTGATGGGCTTGTTCGGCCCCGAGCTGCGCCTGCCGCTCGTGCCGATGTCCGAGCCCCATGCGAAGAAGCTCGAGGCCGAGCTGCGCAAGCTGTCCCTGTTGAAGGGGTGA
- a CDS encoding lipoprotein, with protein sequence MHRSRAFLVLFVGALGLWGCGIKGPPRPPLPPPAPTSETPSPEGSRGPLPASIPPPDSGTP encoded by the coding sequence ATGCACCGCTCGCGCGCGTTCCTCGTCTTGTTCGTGGGGGCCCTGGGTCTCTGGGGCTGTGGCATCAAGGGGCCGCCGCGTCCGCCCCTGCCGCCCCCCGCGCCCACCTCGGAGACGCCGTCTCCGGAGGGGTCGCGCGGCCCACTGCCCGCCTCGATTCCTCCGCCTGACTCCGGAACGCCGTGA